The proteins below are encoded in one region of Acetoanaerobium noterae:
- a CDS encoding ABC transporter substrate binding protein: MLSIRPRVALLIIVMMALIVSQFENSYSLSQSRVEQEKHILVLNSYHRGFKWTDDTVTSFLETLESLSPEHKYAFYIEYLDWKKYPTQKNIENMYANLRYKYGSKPIDLIVATDDKALELAIDYRQEQLKNIPIVFTGVSQGSFKLLSNDEENITGVIENIDLAPTIQIAKLLKPDFNKIYTIHDFTESGIAMNKDVSSTVKSIDASLNCIALPPMAVDDIIASVKELPSDSIVLITTYYRDAQGLIVENSEFASLISKYSNVPVFSLYDFYLGYGVIGGAVLQGSKQGEFAAKLANDYFDDKELKSLTPVVDPKTEVIVDYNEITKYKVDINKLPKDTVILNKPLSFKESNPEAYYLVMTVIFLLIILVLSLIYYTRRLIRTKRQLESQNEELHDLYEQIYNSEEELKKLVYFDSLTKLPNRIALTNDIQEHVKQQESITAALMIIDIDNFKYINDTLGHHFGDEFLIEIAKIFLNLSSQSIRVYRIGGDEFAFLVTASMPQIEIAAQEIMNCFHKPIYMDKIKIHTTLSMGIAVYPFAGKTVQQLLKNADIAMYEAKQRGKERYVFFDDVMNYRIIEKTKIEHNLQFALDNKEFMLYFQPQYKTSNDKISGFEALIRWKSRELGMVPPNDFIKIAEESQKIVAIGKWVFVNSCDFASKLIKRGYKDIKVSVNISIVQLIQDDFTDFILATIESKNLDFKLIELEITETVLIRSVQEAYTKLETLRSKGVSISLDDFGTGYSSLSYLQNLPITTLKMDRAFVEDITKNTITENLASFIISMAHKLNLEVIAEGVETKLQLDTLKKYNCDKVQGYYYSKPVPEEQAFLLLESKGVDRNLQDGYN, translated from the coding sequence TTGCTTAGTATTAGACCTAGAGTAGCACTATTAATAATAGTAATGATGGCGTTAATTGTAAGTCAATTTGAAAATAGCTATTCCCTTAGTCAAAGTAGAGTTGAGCAGGAAAAGCATATTCTTGTACTGAACTCCTATCATAGAGGCTTTAAATGGACAGATGATACAGTTACTAGCTTTTTAGAGACTCTTGAAAGTTTATCGCCAGAACATAAGTATGCATTTTATATAGAATATTTGGACTGGAAGAAATATCCGACTCAAAAGAATATAGAAAATATGTATGCAAATTTAAGATATAAATATGGCTCAAAGCCTATAGATTTAATAGTAGCAACTGATGATAAGGCTTTGGAGCTAGCTATAGATTACCGTCAAGAGCAGTTAAAAAATATACCTATAGTTTTTACAGGTGTAAGTCAAGGTAGCTTCAAGCTACTTTCAAATGACGAAGAAAACATAACTGGAGTAATAGAAAATATTGATTTAGCACCAACAATCCAGATTGCCAAGCTCCTTAAACCAGATTTTAACAAAATATATACAATTCATGATTTTACAGAAAGTGGCATAGCTATGAATAAAGACGTGTCAAGTACGGTAAAATCAATAGATGCAAGCTTAAACTGCATAGCACTTCCGCCTATGGCTGTAGATGATATAATAGCATCAGTAAAGGAGCTTCCAAGTGATAGTATTGTTTTAATCACAACCTACTATAGAGATGCTCAAGGCTTAATTGTAGAAAATTCAGAATTTGCTAGCCTTATTAGTAAATATTCTAACGTGCCCGTATTTTCATTATATGATTTTTATTTAGGCTATGGAGTAATTGGTGGAGCGGTGCTCCAAGGAAGCAAGCAAGGAGAATTTGCGGCAAAGCTAGCAAATGATTATTTTGATGATAAGGAGCTAAAAAGTTTAACTCCAGTAGTTGATCCAAAAACTGAAGTTATTGTGGATTATAATGAAATTACTAAATACAAGGTAGATATAAACAAGCTTCCAAAGGATACAGTAATTTTAAACAAGCCATTATCCTTTAAGGAGTCAAATCCAGAGGCATATTATTTGGTTATGACAGTAATATTTTTACTTATAATATTAGTCCTTAGCCTAATATATTACACTAGGAGACTAATAAGAACTAAAAGACAGCTAGAAAGCCAAAATGAAGAACTGCATGATTTATACGAGCAAATATACAATTCTGAGGAGGAGCTAAAAAAACTGGTTTATTTCGATTCTCTGACTAAGCTTCCAAACAGAATTGCTCTTACAAATGATATACAAGAGCATGTGAAACAGCAGGAATCAATAACTGCAGCACTTATGATTATTGACATTGACAATTTTAAATATATTAATGACACCTTAGGTCATCATTTTGGAGATGAATTTTTAATTGAAATTGCAAAAATATTCTTAAATTTATCAAGCCAGTCTATACGTGTATATAGAATCGGTGGAGATGAATTTGCGTTTTTAGTAACAGCATCGATGCCTCAGATTGAAATAGCAGCACAGGAAATAATGAATTGTTTTCATAAGCCTATATATATGGATAAGATAAAAATTCACACTACACTGAGTATGGGAATTGCTGTATATCCTTTTGCTGGGAAAACAGTTCAGCAACTACTGAAAAACGCTGATATTGCAATGTATGAAGCAAAACAGAGAGGTAAAGAGCGCTACGTCTTTTTTGATGATGTGATGAATTACAGAATTATAGAAAAAACTAAAATAGAGCATAACCTTCAATTTGCGCTTGATAATAAGGAGTTTATGCTATATTTCCAACCTCAGTATAAAACCTCTAATGACAAAATATCTGGATTCGAAGCTTTGATTAGATGGAAAAGCAGAGAGCTAGGAATGGTGCCTCCGAATGATTTTATTAAGATTGCTGAGGAAAGCCAAAAAATAGTAGCTATAGGTAAATGGGTATTTGTAAATTCCTGCGATTTTGCATCTAAGCTTATTAAAAGAGGATATAAAGATATAAAGGTATCTGTAAATATATCTATAGTGCAATTAATCCAAGATGATTTCACAGATTTTATTTTAGCTACTATAGAAAGTAAGAATCTTGATTTTAAGCTGATAGAATTAGAAATCACTGAAACTGTACTTATACGTTCAGTTCAAGAAGCATACACAAAGCTAGAGACTTTGAGAAGTAAAGGAGTATCCATATCTCTTGATGATTTTGGAACAGGATATTCATCGCTTAGCTATTTACAAAACCTTCCTATAACAACGCTTAAGATGGATAGGGCATTTGTTGAGGATATAACGAAAAATACAATAACTGAAAATCTAGCAAGCTTTATTATATCTATGGCTCACAAGCTGAATCTAGAAGTAATAGCTGAAGGAGTTGAAACTAAGCTTCAACTAGATACACTTAAAAAATATAATTGTGATAAAGTCCAAGGCTATTATTATTCAAAGCCTGTGCCAGAGGAGCAAGCTTTTTTATTGTTAGAAAGTAAGGGTGTTGACAGAAATTTACAAGATGGATATAATTAA
- a CDS encoding NusG domain II-containing protein, translating into MKFLTRGDKILIILILILSSLPLLTLRDSLAAGSKQIIVNIDGEVEHEFLLNEKAESVYYTFDVVKEGITYQAKLETKEGRVRLLRLPEEVAPLSIHSDTGWIDKPHQMIVALPAKLIVTVEDYQAESQSDIDIISY; encoded by the coding sequence ATGAAATTTTTAACTAGAGGAGATAAAATCCTCATTATTTTAATTCTAATACTTAGCTCTCTACCCTTGCTGACACTTAGGGATAGTTTGGCAGCTGGAAGCAAACAAATTATTGTAAATATAGATGGTGAAGTGGAGCATGAGTTTTTACTTAATGAAAAAGCCGAGTCAGTTTATTATACATTTGACGTAGTCAAAGAAGGGATTACCTACCAAGCTAAATTAGAGACTAAAGAAGGAAGGGTAAGACTTTTAAGATTACCTGAAGAGGTCGCACCTTTATCAATTCATTCTGATACAGGATGGATAGATAAGCCACATCAGATGATTGTCGCATTGCCGGCAAAACTGATTGTTACTGTTGAGGACTACCAAGCTGAGTCCCAGAGCGACATAGATATAATATCATATTAA
- a CDS encoding YitT family protein, with protein sequence MNKKLKEYLIITLGFIIVALGLTVFLIPSNLAVGGVTGLSLIIHTHFNFLSVGFLLILINSILFIIAFFTLGPAFGAKSIYASLGLSGAIWFIQRLFPGMKPLTDDLFINLVFGMLVSSTGMSLVLYQNASTGGTDILAKILNKFLHVPIGRSLLFVDFFITILAGLTFGPRLGLYALLGVIMNGMIIDNMIAGLGTKINVHIVCTHPEIIRDFITRNLLRGATLYKAEGAYTKEAKTVIVAVMSKREFIRLKKHVELNEPSAFVTANVVHTVMGQGFLSN encoded by the coding sequence ATGAATAAAAAATTAAAAGAATATCTAATAATCACTTTAGGCTTTATAATCGTGGCTCTTGGTCTTACGGTTTTTTTAATTCCATCAAACTTAGCTGTGGGAGGAGTAACTGGTCTTTCACTAATTATACATACCCATTTTAATTTTTTGTCCGTGGGCTTTTTGCTTATTTTAATTAACTCCATTTTATTTATAATAGCATTTTTTACTCTTGGTCCTGCTTTTGGTGCAAAAAGTATTTATGCCAGCTTAGGACTTTCTGGCGCTATATGGTTTATCCAAAGACTATTCCCTGGTATGAAGCCTTTAACTGATGATTTATTTATAAATTTAGTGTTTGGTATGCTTGTTTCTAGTACGGGAATGTCACTAGTGCTATATCAAAATGCATCAACTGGAGGCACAGATATTTTGGCAAAGATATTAAACAAATTCCTTCATGTGCCTATAGGAAGATCCTTGCTATTTGTTGATTTTTTCATCACCATATTAGCCGGTCTTACTTTTGGACCTAGATTAGGGTTATATGCACTTCTAGGTGTAATTATGAATGGTATGATAATTGACAATATGATTGCTGGACTCGGCACAAAAATTAACGTGCATATCGTATGTACCCATCCTGAAATTATAAGAGATTTTATAACAAGAAATCTACTTAGAGGAGCAACTTTATACAAAGCTGAAGGAGCTTATACTAAGGAAGCAAAAACTGTAATAGTAGCGGTAATGAGCAAAAGAGAATTTATAAGATTAAAAAAGCATGTTGAGCTAAATGAGCCTAGTGCTTTTGTGACTGCAAATGTAGTTCATACTGTAATGGGGCAAGGATTTTTATCTAATTAA
- a CDS encoding CBS domain-containing protein, producing the protein MLIRSLLTPVNKLTTLGLNDTVKSAIDIIEENGFLSLPVTDDDKFIGFLSKQYVYEKFFESGEKDFEAFLQKPVSDFAYMKVEPVKDTLFIEEAADIFLNQQVRFLPVVNDFGKFLGIVTQKALFRVITKVYGLEDAKIVIHSDDFAGTLLKISDVIYKHGANITNIAQMDTEVMGIQEISIRLVGDNLEKLPEKLQAKGIKVKEFIPAKNN; encoded by the coding sequence ATGCTTATCCGTTCTCTTTTAACACCAGTAAACAAACTTACAACTCTAGGTTTAAACGACACAGTAAAATCGGCCATAGATATTATTGAGGAAAATGGATTTTTATCTCTTCCTGTAACTGATGATGATAAATTCATAGGTTTTCTTTCAAAGCAATATGTTTATGAGAAGTTTTTTGAATCTGGTGAAAAAGATTTTGAAGCATTTCTTCAAAAACCAGTTAGTGATTTTGCTTATATGAAGGTTGAACCTGTTAAAGACACTCTTTTTATAGAAGAAGCTGCTGATATTTTTCTTAACCAGCAAGTTAGATTCCTGCCTGTTGTTAATGATTTTGGAAAATTCTTAGGAATAGTTACTCAAAAAGCATTATTTCGAGTTATAACAAAGGTATATGGGCTTGAGGATGCTAAAATTGTAATTCATTCTGACGACTTTGCAGGAACTTTATTAAAGATATCTGATGTAATCTATAAGCATGGAGCAAATATAACAAATATAGCTCAGATGGATACGGAGGTAATGGGAATTCAAGAGATTTCCATTAGGCTTGTAGGAGATAATTTAGAAAAGCTTCCAGAAAAGCTGCAAGCTAAAGGAATTAAGGTAAAAGAATTCATACCTGCTAAAAACAATTAA
- a CDS encoding helix-turn-helix transcriptional regulator: MDKNTALDFLSRLCDGLSVMFGPNCETVVHDMNDPNKSIVYIANGQVTNRNIGDKFKILGGKDIDKFFSGTDIINCKALSPDKRTLKSSTFHMKGHGYHYALGINFDYTNFEFAHNILKDLISVGKDISEVIQASPNTEDLLDGYIDDALKFVGKPISMLKKEDRVQIVKCLEEKGAFVLQRSIPIISERLNISRYTLYNYLKEIRN, translated from the coding sequence ATGGATAAAAATACAGCATTAGATTTTCTAAGCAGATTATGTGATGGACTTTCAGTCATGTTTGGTCCAAATTGCGAAACTGTAGTTCATGACATGAATGACCCAAATAAATCGATAGTCTACATAGCTAACGGCCAAGTCACAAACCGAAACATAGGAGATAAATTTAAAATCCTAGGCGGAAAGGATATCGATAAATTTTTTAGTGGAACCGATATAATCAATTGCAAAGCTCTAAGTCCAGATAAAAGAACTTTAAAAAGCTCTACTTTTCATATGAAGGGTCACGGATATCATTATGCTCTTGGCATAAATTTTGATTACACAAATTTTGAGTTTGCCCATAATATACTTAAGGATTTAATTTCTGTGGGTAAAGATATCTCTGAAGTAATCCAAGCAAGTCCAAATACAGAAGATTTGCTCGATGGCTACATAGATGATGCTCTTAAGTTTGTAGGCAAGCCTATTTCTATGCTAAAGAAAGAGGATAGAGTACAGATAGTAAAATGCCTCGAAGAAAAAGGCGCCTTTGTACTTCAAAGAAGTATTCCAATTATATCAGAACGTCTAAATATATCTAGATATACGCTTTATAACTATTTGAAAGAAATTAGGAACTAG
- a CDS encoding formate/nitrite transporter family protein: MEKAYLTPKEIVTATIETGIKKVKTKPLNQFILGILAGAFIAFASEGSNMAAFNLFAKPETYGLGKALAGVVFATGLMLVIIAGGELFTGNTLITIGVLEKKIKLKDMLSNWFFVYLGNFVGAVFIAYMMNMSGLFNSGDNMLGGITLKIAAYKTHLTFSQAFYLGIMCNWLVCIAVWMSYGAKDIIGKCFAIFFPISLFITSGFEHSIANMYYIPAGILAKSNASWVEASGLTAEKLAHLNWSTFIAKNLVPVTIGNIVGGVILVAGVYWFTYYKNSENA; this comes from the coding sequence ATGGAAAAAGCATATTTGACACCAAAGGAGATTGTAACTGCGACGATAGAGACAGGTATAAAAAAAGTTAAAACTAAGCCATTGAACCAGTTTATTCTTGGAATATTAGCAGGGGCCTTTATAGCATTTGCATCAGAAGGTTCAAATATGGCAGCCTTTAATTTATTTGCTAAGCCAGAGACCTATGGCCTTGGGAAAGCATTAGCTGGAGTAGTTTTTGCAACAGGCTTGATGCTAGTTATAATAGCAGGAGGAGAGCTTTTTACAGGAAATACTCTAATAACTATTGGTGTATTAGAGAAAAAAATTAAACTTAAGGATATGCTTTCGAACTGGTTTTTCGTATATCTTGGAAATTTTGTAGGAGCAGTATTTATAGCTTACATGATGAATATGTCTGGTCTTTTTAACAGTGGAGATAATATGCTTGGAGGAATCACTCTAAAGATAGCAGCGTATAAGACTCATCTTACTTTCTCGCAGGCATTTTATCTAGGAATAATGTGTAACTGGTTGGTATGTATAGCTGTGTGGATGTCTTATGGTGCAAAGGATATAATTGGAAAATGCTTTGCTATATTTTTCCCAATTTCTTTATTTATAACTTCTGGCTTTGAGCACAGCATAGCAAACATGTATTACATTCCAGCTGGAATTTTAGCTAAATCTAACGCCTCATGGGTAGAGGCGTCAGGGCTTACTGCAGAAAAGCTGGCTCATTTAAACTGGAGTACCTTTATAGCGAAGAATCTCGTTCCTGTAACTATAGGCAACATAGTAGGTGGAGTTATTTTAGTTGCTGGAGTATACTGGTTTACCTACTATAAAAATAGTGAGAATGCCTAG
- a CDS encoding GNAT family N-acetyltransferase, with protein MKIEKKIMPDTLLVEQLRALESKCNAYDKIQSSACIDVSMNYYEDMNSIFLMYEEDKLISFISVFAPLKHEIEICGFTDPEYRQKGYFSMLLKEVINEANKFNIKDLLFVFDGKFSHSEKLGKKLNAKLYLTEYFLTYSFKDDKCNKLKNKVVIKEVQHSTEFPIVIDLDKRIFKEDEDVAISMAKAILASETRSQYVCYHDKKPIGMINVDINNDEAMIFGLGVLSEYRGKGYAKDMLCLLIHELKKVDISSISLEVDSNNPEALALYMSCGFEKVKSFEYYRMDLHD; from the coding sequence TTGAAAATTGAGAAAAAAATAATGCCAGATACGTTATTAGTTGAGCAGCTAAGAGCGTTAGAATCAAAGTGTAATGCCTATGACAAAATCCAAAGTTCAGCGTGTATAGATGTGAGCATGAATTATTATGAGGATATGAATAGCATATTTTTAATGTATGAAGAAGATAAATTGATAAGCTTTATTTCAGTATTTGCACCTTTAAAGCATGAAATAGAGATTTGTGGTTTTACTGATCCTGAATATAGACAAAAGGGCTACTTTTCAATGCTTTTAAAAGAAGTGATAAATGAAGCCAATAAATTTAATATTAAGGACTTGTTGTTTGTATTTGATGGTAAGTTTTCTCACAGTGAGAAATTAGGTAAAAAGTTAAATGCAAAGCTGTATTTAACGGAATATTTTTTGACTTATAGCTTTAAAGATGATAAATGTAATAAACTAAAAAATAAAGTTGTAATAAAAGAGGTGCAACATTCAACTGAATTTCCAATAGTTATTGATCTTGACAAAAGAATTTTTAAAGAGGATGAAGATGTTGCTATATCAATGGCAAAAGCTATACTAGCGAGCGAAACAAGGTCACAATATGTGTGCTATCATGATAAAAAGCCTATTGGAATGATAAATGTAGATATAAACAATGATGAGGCTATGATTTTTGGCCTTGGAGTACTTAGTGAGTACAGAGGAAAAGGCTATGCAAAGGATATGCTCTGCTTGCTTATCCATGAACTTAAAAAAGTGGATATAAGCTCAATAAGCCTAGAGGTAGATAGCAATAATCCAGAGGCTTTAGCTCTTTATATGAGCTGTGGATTTGAGAAGGTTAAAAGCTTTGAATATTATAGAATGGATTTACACGATTAA
- a CDS encoding lipoate--protein ligase: MRYIYNNSTEPYFNLALEEYFLKQTDEEYFILWRNEPCIVVGKNQNTLSEIHLEFVKERNIKVVRRLTGGGAVFHDLGNINFTFIVNDESSFNDFKGFVAPIIGTLKTLGIDAEFSGRNDMLIEGKKFSGNAQCKHKSRVMHHGTLLFSSNMNDLSGALKPKDIKFSDKSVKSVASRVTNISEHLANKLSVLEFKDEIFRYISSNTQSPIDSLTQEEIEKINKLRDEKYSTWEWNFGNSPKYSFYNEKRFAAGTFEVHIDVLKGIIKDIKIFGDFFGKNDISELEASLKNISHEKASISKALSNIDISKYITNITLDELIGLLIE, from the coding sequence ATGCGATATATTTACAATAATTCCACAGAGCCATATTTTAATCTAGCACTTGAAGAATATTTTCTAAAGCAAACTGATGAAGAGTATTTTATACTTTGGAGAAATGAGCCTTGTATTGTAGTAGGAAAAAATCAAAATACCCTCTCTGAAATTCATCTTGAGTTTGTAAAAGAGAGAAATATAAAAGTAGTAAGAAGGCTAACTGGTGGTGGAGCTGTTTTTCACGATCTAGGCAATATAAATTTCACTTTTATAGTCAATGATGAATCTAGCTTCAATGATTTCAAGGGCTTTGTTGCTCCGATTATAGGCACTTTGAAGACGCTTGGAATCGATGCTGAGTTTTCTGGAAGAAATGATATGCTGATAGAAGGGAAGAAATTTTCTGGAAATGCCCAGTGCAAGCATAAAAGCAGAGTAATGCACCATGGAACCTTGCTATTTTCATCTAATATGAATGATTTAAGTGGAGCTCTAAAGCCAAAGGATATTAAGTTTTCAGATAAAAGCGTTAAATCAGTAGCTAGCAGAGTTACTAATATTTCTGAGCATCTTGCAAATAAACTCAGCGTGCTAGAATTCAAGGACGAGATTTTTAGATATATTTCAAGTAATACTCAAAGCCCTATAGACTCATTAACTCAAGAGGAAATAGAAAAAATCAATAAACTCAGAGATGAAAAATACAGTACCTGGGAATGGAATTTTGGAAATTCTCCTAAATATTCATTTTATAATGAAAAACGCTTTGCCGCTGGAACCTTTGAGGTTCATATTGATGTACTTAAAGGAATTATTAAAGATATAAAAATCTTTGGAGATTTCTTTGGAAAAAATGATATTAGTGAATTAGAAGCTAGCCTTAAGAATATTTCTCATGAAAAAGCATCGATTTCTAAAGCTCTATCTAATATAGATATAAGCAAATACATTACAAATATAACCTTGGATGAGCTAATAGGTTTATTAATTGAATAA
- the ytvI gene encoding sporulation integral membrane protein YtvI — MYDSKKYLKILLNIFLLLLLVILIFFVVPKLAVFFMPFVIGWIIALIANPLVKFLENHVKIVRKHGSMIIIIFALTLVIGTGYLGISRIYKEIITLIQNLPEIYTSLNLDIEKISHNFEGIYKLMPEEVQLSLYNIGEELSLGFAGVISDIGKPTFTAAGRFAKNIPSTFINIIITILAAYFFIVEKENITRGIKKFVSSDVLNVVSDISNRLKVLVGGYFKAQFKIMGIVAVILFVGFLILDIGYSFLLALGIALLDFFPFFGTGAVLIPWTIFKVLTGDYRLAIGLFLIYIISQVVRQIVQPKVLGDTIGLNPLATLFFMFIGFKLGSVIGLVLAVPIGMIFINFYEEGYFDNFIKTIKDTIKEINEFRRL; from the coding sequence ATGTATGACTCAAAAAAATATCTAAAAATACTGCTTAATATATTTCTGCTTCTTCTTTTGGTTATACTTATTTTTTTCGTTGTTCCTAAGCTAGCTGTGTTTTTCATGCCCTTTGTCATTGGATGGATTATTGCTCTTATCGCAAATCCTCTTGTAAAATTTTTAGAAAATCATGTAAAAATAGTAAGAAAACATGGTTCTATGATTATTATAATTTTTGCACTCACATTAGTTATAGGAACAGGTTATTTAGGGATATCCCGTATTTATAAAGAAATTATAACTCTAATTCAGAATTTGCCTGAAATCTACACCTCCCTTAATTTAGATATTGAAAAAATTTCTCATAATTTTGAAGGAATATATAAGCTTATGCCTGAAGAAGTTCAGCTTAGCTTATACAATATAGGAGAAGAACTATCATTAGGCTTTGCAGGAGTTATTTCTGATATTGGAAAGCCGACCTTTACTGCGGCAGGTAGGTTTGCAAAAAATATTCCATCCACCTTTATAAATATTATCATTACTATTTTGGCAGCATATTTTTTTATTGTTGAGAAGGAAAATATAACGAGAGGCATAAAGAAATTTGTGTCCTCTGATGTGCTAAATGTGGTTAGTGATATATCGAATAGGTTAAAAGTGCTGGTTGGAGGATATTTCAAAGCACAATTTAAAATTATGGGTATTGTAGCAGTGATTCTTTTTGTAGGATTTTTAATTCTAGATATAGGCTATTCTTTCTTATTAGCGCTAGGAATTGCGCTACTAGATTTTTTCCCATTCTTTGGAACGGGAGCCGTCCTCATACCTTGGACTATATTTAAAGTCTTAACGGGAGACTATAGGCTTGCTATAGGGCTGTTTCTAATATATATCATCAGTCAAGTGGTAAGGCAGATAGTACAGCCAAAAGTTTTAGGAGATACTATAGGTCTTAATCCGTTGGCTACATTATTTTTTATGTTTATAGGCTTCAAGCTTGGGTCGGTTATTGGTTTAGTTTTAGCAGTACCAATAGGTATGATTTTTATAAACTTTTATGAAGAAGGATATTTTGATAATTTTATAAAGACCATTAAGGATACGATAAAAGAAATTAATGAATTTAGAAGGCTCTAA
- the surE gene encoding 5'/3'-nucleotidase SurE, whose product MNIFITNDDGIEAIGIQALAKTMAEFGKVYVVAPDKEYSGMSRSISIRKPLTAKKYHIADDIVSYSLAGSPTDCVKVGIEGIFKEVEFDLLLSGINRGPNLGSDVFYSGTVSAALEGLYQNIPSIALSNCSFEDDSNAYELICDKFREFLNGYLKNMDKQQEFILNINFPEKIGVDNEFAVTSLGRRDYNNVILKRDLGIDIHEFTIGGEPIAVNEASDNDVWMIQENKITITPIYNSLYSHTHFEYLKSNLF is encoded by the coding sequence ATGAATATTTTTATTACTAATGATGATGGAATTGAAGCTATTGGAATCCAAGCCCTAGCAAAGACTATGGCTGAATTTGGGAAAGTCTACGTAGTAGCTCCAGACAAGGAATACAGTGGAATGTCTAGAAGCATATCAATAAGAAAGCCACTAACAGCTAAAAAATATCATATAGCTGATGATATAGTGTCATACAGTCTTGCTGGCTCACCAACTGACTGTGTAAAGGTAGGAATTGAAGGTATTTTTAAAGAAGTAGAATTTGATTTACTTCTTAGTGGGATTAATAGAGGACCAAATTTAGGCAGCGATGTTTTTTATTCAGGAACAGTTTCTGCTGCGCTAGAAGGTTTATACCAGAATATTCCTTCGATAGCACTTTCAAATTGCTCTTTTGAAGATGACAGTAATGCCTATGAGCTTATATGTGATAAGTTTAGAGAGTTTTTAAATGGATATCTTAAGAATATGGATAAGCAGCAGGAGTTTATTCTAAATATTAATTTTCCTGAAAAAATAGGTGTAGATAATGAGTTTGCAGTTACATCTCTTGGCAGGAGAGACTATAATAACGTAATCTTAAAAAGAGATTTGGGAATAGATATCCATGAATTCACTATAGGAGGAGAACCGATAGCTGTAAATGAAGCCTCTGATAATGATGTGTGGATGATTCAAGAAAATAAAATAACTATTACACCTATATATAATTCTTTGTATTCTCATACTCATTTTGAGTATCTAAAAAGTAATTTGTTTTAG